A single Mus caroli chromosome 15, CAROLI_EIJ_v1.1, whole genome shotgun sequence DNA region contains:
- the Eppk1 gene encoding epiplakin isoform X1 produces MNGQAPPHDVVVANGTEKFIVPKIKKNQLGASTPSRPQAEAALPTTARSIAGVYVEASGQTQSIYAAMKQGLLPTGLGLTLLEAQAATGGLVDLAQGQLLPVSEALRRGLVGLELKEKLLAAERAVTGYPDPYGGEKLSLFQAIKKEVVDRTLGWRLLEAQLATGGLVDPTQGVQVAPELACQQGLLDKETWLSLVESEPSMGTPGFSDPNTLEQLPYSVILGRCVQDSSSGLPLLPLKTTFHTLAGAASASMLLEAGVLNEEMVRGLQEGMLVVSDVGTRPEVRRYLEGTGGLAGVVLLPGGHKKSFFQATVEHLLSKGIALQLLEAQAATRTLVHPTTGQRLWVEEAVKAGLVGPELHEQLLVAEQAVTGYYDPFSSSRIPVFQAMKKGLVDQPLALRLLDAQLATGGLICPTRRFRLPLEAALRFGCLDEETRQRLSQAMGFSDPTTHDRLGYEQLLALSVTDPETGLAFLPLPGMSHANEPQGPTFIDHCTRQALSKATTSISVGRYQGRPVSLWELLFSEAVPVKKRAMLAQRHQEGALSVEELAAELKNIVEQAAATAKVTFAGLRDTVTPGELLKAEIINQDLFEQLERGQTSAQDVGSLDSVQRYLQGTGSIAGLLLPDSQERLSIYEARSKGLLRPGTALILLEAQAATGFIIDPKENKRYSVEEALRAGVIGPDVYAKLLSAEHAVTGYTDPYSGEQISLFQAMQRDLIVRDHGIRLLEAQIATGGVIDPVHSHRVPVDVAYQRGYFDQILNSILLDPSDDTKGFFDPNTHENLTYLQLLERCVHDSETGLHLLPLSSTRPQLVDSSTRQAFQKLLLSVKYGRFRGQRVSAWELVNSEYFTEDRRRQLLQRYRQRKITLEQVTQLLEKEMRRWADITLPALQGQVTAYQLLEAHIINQELLDQVLTGTISPDALLQMGDVHRYLQGSGTVGGVLLKPSNQRISLYQAMKQKLLAPSTALALLEAQAATGAITDPCSMETLSVDEAVCRGVVGAEVYGKLKRAEHSITGYRDPFSGKKVSLFRAMKKGLVPVEQATRLLEAQVSTGGVVDPTTHLHLPMPVAVQRGCIDREMEAALSRSPETFPTPDGRGHTSYAQLLEQCLQDKASGLHLLPLTEDAPNIPTDTQIQETLQASAGTEDGLSLWDLLTSCHFTEEQRNGYLEDVKVGKISVPQLQNTVRSWVRSAKLLARARITVPGPRGEVPATWLRDAGIITQETLEALAQGMQSPDEVAKQPAVKACLWGTGCVAGVLLQPSGTKLSISQAVRDGLLPTGLGQQLLEAQVASGFLVNPLTNQRLSVEGAVKAGLVGMEQSEHLRQVEKAVTGYSDPFSGGSLSLWQAMEKGLVTQSEAFPLLQVQLATGGVVDPIHGVHLPQEVAYKLGLLDEQTSRVLTATGKENKLFFDPNSREKVTYQQLRELCVLDADTGLWLLPLPQDTVLEVDDHTAVALRAMKVPINMGRFQGHSVSLWDLLHSEYVGAEKRRELVALCCSGRAAALRQVIGMLTTLVEAAEKQPSQATFKGLRKQVSAGDLFRSQLITKQTLDELNQGKRTVQEVTEMDSVRRSLEGGNFIAGVLIQDTKEKMSIPEALRRHILRPGTALVLLEAQAATGFIIDPVENRKLTVEQAFQAGMFGKETYMKLLSAERAVTGYTDPYTGEQISLFQAMQRDLIVRDHGIRLLEAQIATGGIIDPVHSHRVPVDVAYQRGYFNEEMNRILADPSDDTKGFFDPNTHENLTYLQLLERCVEDPETGLYMLEIVKKGETYTYIDEATRQALTSRTVKMYIGKFAGQTVSVWDLLSSQYFTEGRRRKLLREYRAQNIGLENLLEEITSTVEETEKQSQIFKVPGIHGDVTAAELFNSGILDKKTLDSLHSGERGCQDLRQLGDVNIYLEGSNYIAGVIAPLTQKVMSFYEASKEELIPAGFAAQMLEAQAATGYIMDPYTNQRLCVDEAIAAGLVGEDLRERLVNAEMAAKGYEDPATGETIPLYQAMERKLVGREEALRLLEVQVATGGVIDPRHCHRVPLDTACRRGCLCDDSLVLVADQKHMRKRFVDPNTQEKVTYQELQDRCQREEKSGWALFPVVKDKKDIEYVDEATKRALEAEQVEVTVGRYRGQRRSVWELLNSEYVSEEKKMELVRLYKENTTRALQKVVELILQMIADKERRSRQLWFRGLRTQVTAEELLRSEVITKETLEDLEEGRATVDQIERKEDVRRYLKGNSCIAGVLVPVQGDPGRQEKMSIYQAMWKGVLRPGTALVLLEAQAATGFIIDPVNNRRLSVEEAVAAGVVGGEIQEKLLSAERAVTGYTDPYTGDQISLFQAMQRDLIVRDHGIRLLEAQIATGGVIDPVHSHRVPVDVAYQRGYFDEEMNSILADPGDDTKGFFDPNTHENLTYLQLLRRCVRDPETGFYMLQLAGKGSSVHHLSEELRXALREARVTPGTGDFQGQSISVWELLFYREVPESLRQDLLRRYQAGGLTVHDVTTTLTSLLARAKDGSPREDPQGALGKATMEVKRGHLQGHEVPVWDILTSNYVSRDTRKELLAQFSSGSLTLPMLKRRLTTIIXEAEETQESKPEPRDASLKQQDTGARSSGTSPDKGDAQDSSESARQQQEQTLRATTMQVHRGQFRDQQVSVWKVLFSSYLSETRREELLAQHLAGKLGVKELISLLVQIIEETEERLSKVSFPGLRRQVSASELCTSGILDRDTMRELAQGTKTIHEVTEMDSVKRYLGGSSCIAGVLVPIQGEPGRQEKMSIYQAMWKGVLRPGTALVLLEAQAATGFIIDPVXNRXLSVEEAVAAGVVGGEIQEKLLSAERAVTGYTDPYTGDQISLFQAMQRDLIVRDHGIRLLEAQIATGGVIDPVHSHRVPVDVAYQRGYFDEEMNSILADPGDDTKGFFDPNTHENLTYLQLLRRCVRDPETGFYMLQLAGKGSSVHHLSEELRXALREARVTPGTGDFQGQSISVWELLFYREVPESLRQDLLRRYQAGGLTVHDVTTTLTSLLARAKDGSPREDPQGALGKATMEVKRGHLQGHEVPVWDILTSNYVSRDTRKELLAQFSSGSLTLPMLKRRLTTIIXEAEETQESKPEPRDASLKQQDTGARSSGTSPDKGDAQDSSESARQQQEQTLRATTMQVHRGQFRDQQVSVWKVLFSSYLSETRREELLAQHLAGKLGVKELISLLVQIIEETEERLSKVSFPGLRRQVSASELCTSGILDRDTMRELAQGTKTIHEVTEMDSVKRYLGGSSCIAGVLVPIQGEPGRQEKMSIYQAMWKGVLRPGTALVLLEAQAATGFIIDPVXNRXLSVEEAVAAGVVGGEIQEKLLSAERAVTGYTDPYTGDQISLFQAMKKDLIVKNHGIRLLEAQIATGGVIDPVHSHRLPVDVAYQRGYFDEEMNSILADPGDDTKGFFDPNTHENLTYLQLLQRATVDSETGLLFLSLSKG; encoded by the exons ATGAACGGCCAGGCTCCTCCTCATGATGTCGTAGTTGCCAATGGGACTGAGAAGTTCATTGTCCCTAAAATCAAGAAGAACCAATTGGGAGCCAGCACTCCTTCAAGGCCCCAAGCAGAAGCTGCCCTACCTACCACAGCCAGAAGTATTGCTGGGGTATATGTGGAGGCCTCGGGGCAGACCCAGAGCATCTATGCTGCTATGAAGCAAGGCCTCCTGCCCACTGGGCTTGGACTGACTTTGCTTGAGGCCCAGGCAGCCACTGGGGGCCTCGTGGACCTTGCCCAGGGCCAGCTTCTTCCTGTGTCTGAGGCCTTAAGGCGGGGTCTGGTGGGATTGGAGCTTAAGGAGAAATTACTGGCTGCTGAACGTGCAGTTACTGGCTATCCCGACCCCTATGGGGGTGAAAAGCTGTCCCTCTTCCAGGCCATCAAGAAAGAAGTTGTAGACAGGACCCTGGGGTGGAGATTGCTAGAGGCCCAGTTAGCTACTGGGGGCCTGGTGGACCCAACCCAGGGTGTGCAAGTAGCCCCAGAGCTAGCCTGCCAGCAGGGCCTTTTGGATaaggagacatggctcagcctGGTGGAGTCAGAGCCCAGTATGGGTACCCCTGGTTTTTCTGACCCCAACACGCTGGAGCAGCTGCCATACTCTGTGATTTTGGGTAGGTGTGTGCAAGACTCCAGCTCAGGGCTGCCCCTATTGCCCTTAAAGACCACCTTCCACACCCTGGCTGGAGCAGCCAGTGCGTCAATGCTGCTGGAGGCAGGAGTACTAAATGAGGAGATGGTCCGAGGCCTGCAGGAGGGCATGCTGGTGGTGTCAGATGTGGGCACACGTCCCGAGGTGCGACGTTATCTGGAAGGCACTGGAGGGTTAGCGGGGGTTGTCCTGTTGCCTGGAGGTCACAAGAAGAGCTTTTTCCAGGCTACGGTTGAACACTTGCTCTCAAAGGGTATTGCACTACAACTCTTAGAGGCTCAGGCTGCCACCCGCACCCTTGTGCACCCAACCACAGGCCAGCGTCTTTGGGTGGAAGAGGcagtcaaggctggcctggttGGCCCAGAACTTCATGAGCAGCTCCTGGTTGCAGAACAGGCAGTGACTGGGTATTATGACCCCTTTAGCAGCTCCCGAATCCCCGTTTTCCAGGCTATGAAGAAGGGACTTGTGGACCAGCCACTGGCTCTGCGTCTCCTAGATGCCCAGCTAGCCACAGGTGGGCTTATATGCCCAACCCGCAGATTCCGGCTGCCTCTGGAGGCTGCCCTGCGCTTTGGCTGTCTGGATGAAGAGACTCGGCAGCGTCTCTCTCAGGCAATGGGTTTTTCAGATCCTACCACACACGATCGTCTTGGATATGAACAGCTGCTGGCCCTCTCTGTTACTGACCCAGAGACAGGGCttgccttcctgcctctccctggaATGTCTCATGCAAATGAGCCCCAGGGACCCACATTTATTGATCACTGTACTCGACAGGCATTGAGCAAGGCTACAACCTCCATCTCTGTAGGGAGGTACCAGGGCCGGCCTGTCTCCCTCTGGGAACTGCTCTTTTCTGAGGCAGTGCCCGTTAAGAAGAGGGCAATGCTTGCCCAGCGGCACCAGGAAGGGGCTCTGTCCGTGGAGGAGCTGGCAGCTGAGCTGAAGAACATTGTTGAGCAGGCTGCCGCAACTGCCAAAGTCACCTTTGCTGGGTTGAGGGACACCGTGACACCAGGAGAGTTGTTGAAAGCTGAGATAATCAATCAGGACCTGTTTGAGCAGTTGGAACGTGGACAGACCTCAGCCCAAGATGTGGGCAGCCTAGACTCTGTGCAGAGGTACCTGCAGGGCACAGGTAGTATTGCAGGCCTTTTGCTTCCTGACTCCCAGGAACGGCTCAGTATCTATGAGGCCCGTAGCAAGGGGCTCCTCAGGCCTGGTACTGCCCTGATCTTGCTTGAGGCCCAGGCTGCCACAGGCTTTATCATTGACCCAAAAGAGAACAAGAGATACTCTGTGGAGGAGGCACTGAGGGCTGGTGTCATTGGGCCCGATGTATATGCCAAGTTGCTCTCTGCAGAACATGCCGTGACTGGCTACACGGACCCCTACTCTGGGGAGCAGATCTCCCTCTTCCAGGCCATGCAGAGAGACCTCATTGTGAGAGACCACGGCATTCGCCTGCTGGAGGCCCAGATTGCCACGGGTGGTGTCATTGACCCCGTGCACAGCCACCGTGTGCCCGTGGACGTGGCCTACCAACGTGGCTACTTTGATCAGATTCTGAACTCTATCCTGCTGGACCCATCTGATGACACCAAGGGCTTCTTTGACCCCAACACGCATGAAAATCTCACCTACCTGCAGCTCCTGGAGCGCTGTGTACATGACTCCGAGACAGGCCTGCACCTCCTGCCCCTCAGTAGTACACGACCCCAGCTGGTGGATAGCTCCACTCGGCAGGCCTTCCAGAAGCTACTGCTCTCCGTGAAATATGGACGGTTCCGGGGGCAGAGAGTTTCTGCGTGGGAGCTGGTTAACTCTGAATATTTCACAGAGGACCGGAGGAGGCAGCTCCTGCAACGTTATCGGCAGCGCAAGATCACACTGGAGCAGGTCACTCAGCTGCTGGAGAAAGAGATGAGGAGGTGGGCAGACATCACACTGCCTGCCCTACAGGGCCAGGTCACTGCCTACCAGCTCCTAGAGGCCCACATCATCAACCAAGAGCTCCTGGACCAGGTGCTGACAGGGACGATCAGCCCAGATGCCCTCCTTCAGATGGGTGATGTTCACAGGTACCTTCAGGGCTCAGGCACTGTGGGTGGTGTGCTGCTAAAGCCCTCCAACCAGCGAATCAGTCTCTACCAGGCCATGAAGCAGAAGCTGCTGGCACCTAGTACAGCTTTGGCCTTGCTGGAGGCCCAGGCAGCCACTGGAGCTATCACTGACCCCTGCAGTATGGAGACCCTGTCAGTAGATGAGGCCGTGTGCCGGGGAGTCGTGGGAGCAGAAGTATATGGCAAGTTGAAGCGAGCAGAACATTCTATCACTGGCTACAGAGACCCCTTTTCTGGAAAAAAGGTGTCCCTGTTCAGGGCCATGAAGAAGGGCCTCGTCCCCGTGGAGCAGGCGACCCGCCTACTAGAGGCCCAGGTGTCCACAGGAGGGGTCGTTGATCCCAcaacccacctccacctccccatGCCTGTGGCAGTCCAGCGTGGCTGCATTGATCGAGAGATGGAGGCGGCCTTGTCCAGATCTCCTGAGACCTTTCCCACACCCGATGGCCGGGGGCACACCAGCTATGCCCAGCTTCTGGAACAGTGTCTCCAGGACAAAGCCTCTGGGCTTCACCTCCTGCCCCTGACAGAAGATGCCCCCAACATCCCCACTGACACACAGATCCAGGAGACCCTGCAAGCATCAGCTGGCACTGAAGACGGTTTGTCGCTCTGGGACTTGCTCACCTCTTGCCACTTTACCGAGGAACAGCGCAACGGCTACCTTGAGGATGTGAAGGTTGGGAAGATTTCTGTGCCGCAGCTACAGAACACTGTGCGCAGCTGGGTGCGCTCAGCGAAGCTCCTGGCCCGGGCCCGCATCACTGTGCCAGGCCCACGGGGTGAGGTCCCTGCCACTTGGCTACGAGATGCCGGTATTATCACCCAAGAGACACTGGAAGCACTGGCACAGGGCATGCAGTCGCCCGATGAGGTAGCCAAACAGCCTGCAGTGAAGGCCTGCCTCTGGGGTACGGGCTGTGTGGCCGGGGTGCTGCTCCAGCCCTCGGGGACCAAGTTGAGCATTTCCCAGGCTGTAAGAGATGGCCTCCTGCCCACAGGTCTGGGCCAGCAGCTGCTGGAGGCCCAGGTGGCATCTGGCTTCCTCGTCAATCCGCTAACCAACCAGAGATTGTCAGTGGAGGGTGCAGTGAAGGCTGGCCTGGTGGGCATGGAGCAGAGTGAACATCTGAGGCAGGTTGAAAAGGCTGTGACAGGGTACTCAGACCCCTTTTCAGGAGGTTCCCTTTCTCTGTGGCAGGCTATGGAGAAGGGGCTTGTAACCCAAAGTGAAGCCTTTCCTCTCCTGCAAGTCCAGCTGGCCACAGGGGGAGTTGTGGACCCCATCCATGGAGTGCACCTGCCCCAGGAAGTGGCCTACAAGCTTGGTCTCCTGGACGAGCAGACAAGCCGAGTGCTGACCGCCACTGGGAAGGAAAACAAGCTCTTTTTTGACCCCAACTCCCGTGAGAAGGTGACATACCAGCAGCTCAGGGAACTCTGTGTGCTGGATGCCGACACTGGCCTGTGGCTGCTGCCCCTGCCCCAGGACACTGTGCTTGAAGTGGATGACCATACTGCGGTGGCACTGAGGGCTATGAAGGTGCCCATCAACATGGGGAGGTTCCAAGGGCACAGCGTGTCACTCTGGGACCTGCTACACTCTGAGTATGTTGGGGCTGAGAAGCGGAGGGAGCTGGTGGCACTTTGTTGTTCCGGGAGGGCTGCCGCTCTGCGACAGGTCATCGGTATGCTCACCACCCTGGTGGAAGCTGCAGAGAAGCAGCCCTCGCAGGCCACCTTCAAAGGGCTCCGGAAGCAGGTTTCAGCTGGGGACTTGTTTAGGTCCCAGCTGATCACCAAGCAGACACTGGATGAGCTCAATCAGGGGAAGAGGACAGTCCAGGAAGTGACAGAGATGGATAGTGTGAGGAGGTCCCTGGAAGGAGGCAACTTCATTGCTGGGGTCCTTATTCAGGATACAAAAGAGAAGATGAGTATCCCAGAGGCCTTGAGAAGGCACATTCTGAGGCCAGGCACAGCCCTGGTACTGCTGGAGGCACAGGCAGCCACCGGTTTCATCATTGACCCCGTGGAGAACCGGAAGCTAACTGTAGAGCAAGCGTTCCAGGCAGGGATGTTTGGCAAGGAAACCTACATGAAGCTGTTATCAGCCGAGCGGGCTGTCACTGGCTATACAGACCCTTACACGGGAGAACAGATCTCTCTCTTTCAGGCCATGCAGAGGGACCTTATTGTCAGGGACCACGGCATCCGCCTGCTGGAGGCCCAGATCGCCACGGGTGGCATCATTGACCCTGTGCACAGCCACCGTGTGCCTGTGGACGTGGCCTACCAACGTGGCTACTTCAATGAGGAGATGAACCGCATCTTGGCTGACCCAAGCGATGACACCAAGGGCTTCTTTGACCCCAACACCCACGAGAACCTCACTTACCTGCAGCTGCTGGAGCGCTGTGTGGAGGACCCTGAGACTGGCCTGTATATGTTGGAAATTGTAAAGAAAGGAGAAACCTACACGTACATTGATGAGGCCACAAGGCAAGCTCTGACATCCAGAACTGTGAAAATGTACATAGGGAAGTTTGCAGGCCAGACGGTGTCTGTGTGGGACCTGTTATCTTCCCAGTATTttacagaaggaaggaggagaaagctTTTGCGGGAGTACAGAGCCCAGAATATAGGCCTGGAGAATCTGCTGGAGGAGATTACCTCGACCGTGGAAGAAACGGAGAAGCAAAGTCAAATATTCAAGGTGCCGGGTATCCATGGCGACGTGACAGCTGCAGAACTGTTCAACTCCGGGATCCTTGACAAGAAGACCCTGGATTCGCTccacagtggggagagggggtgCCAGGACCTCCGCCAGCTGGGGGATGTAAATATCTACCTGGAGGGCAGCAATTACATCGCTGGAGTGATAGCACCCCTAACCCAGAAGGTCATGAGCTTCTACGAGGCCAGCAAGGAAGAGCTCATCCCTGCAGGGTTTGCAGCACAGATGCTGGAGGCACAGGCCGCCACTGGGTACATAATGGACCCTTACACCAACCAGAGGCTGTGTGTGGATGAGGCCATAGCAGCTGGGCTGGTGGGTGAAGACCTGAGAGAGAGACTTGTGAATGCAGAGATGGCAGCAAAGGGCTACGAAGACCCAGCCACAGGGGAGACTATCCCACTGTACCAGGCCATGGAGAGAAAGTTAGTGGGAAGGGAGGAGGCGCTGAGGTTGCTGGAGGTGCAGGTGGCCACGGGTGGGGTCATTGACCCTCGGCACTGCCATCGGGTCCCTCTGGATACAGCCTGCCGGCGGGGCTGTCTGTGTGACGACAGCCTTGTTCTCGTTGCTGACCAAAAGCACATGAGGAAAAGGTTTGTGGAtcccaacacacaagaaaaggtCACATACCAGGAGCTGCAGGACCGGTGCCAGCGGGAGGAGAAGTCAGGCTGGGCTCTGTTCCCAGTGGTCAAGGACAAAAAGGACATAGAATATGTTGATGAGGCCACCAAAAGGGCCCTGGAGGCAGAACAGGTGGAAGTGACCGTGGGGaggtacagaggccagaggcgaTCCGTGTGGGAACTGCTGAACTCAGAGTATGTGTCCGAAGAGAAGAAGATGGAGCTAGTTAGGCTATACAAAGAGAACACAACCCGGGCACTGCAGAAGGTGGTAGAGCTCATTCTACAAATGATTGCAGACAAGGAAAGAAGAAGCAGGCAACTATGGTTCCGAGGATTACGAACTCAGGTCACGGCTGAGGAACTGCTAAGGTCAGAGGTCATCACAAAAGAGACTCTGGAAGACCTGGAAGAAGGCAGAGCCACAGTAGATCAGATTGAACGGAAGGAAGACGTGAGGAGATACCTCAAAGGAAACAGCTGCATAGCGGGGGTCCTGGTGCCAGTTCAAGGAGATCCTGGGCGTCAGGAGAAGATGAGCATCTATCAGGCCATGTGGAAGGGAGTCCTGAGGCCAGGCacagccctggtgctgctggaGGCTCAGGCAGCCACAGGCTTCATCATCGACCCAGTGAACAACCGGAGACTGTCTGTGGAGGAGGCCGTGGCTGCAGGCGTGGTGGGTGGCGAG ATCCAAGAGAAGCTGCTGTCTGCTGAGCGTGCGGTCACTGGGTACACGGACCCCTACACTGGGGACCAGATCTCCCTCTTCCAGGCCATGCAGAGGGACCTCATTGTGAGAGACCATGGCATCCGTCTGCTGGAAGCCCAGATTGCCACGGGTGGTGTCATCGATCCTGTGCACAGCCACCGTGTGCCCGTGGACGTGGCCTACCAGCGTGGCTACTTTGATGAAGAGATGAACAGCATTTTGGCAGACCCTGGTGACGACACCAAGGGCTTCTTTGACCCCAACACTCATGAGAACCTCACTTACCTACAGCTGCTGCGCCGCTGTGTGCGCGACCCAGAGACTGGCTTCTACATGCTGCAGCTGGCTGGGAAGGGCTCCAGTGTGCACCACCTGAGCGAGGAACTGAGANGGGCCCTTCGCGAAGCCCGTGTGACCCCAGGCACAGGNGACTTCCAGGGCCAGAGCATCTCTGTCTGGGAGCTTCTCTTCTACCGAGAGGTGCCCGAGAGTCTGCGCCAGGACCTGCTGCGTCGCTACCAGGCAGGTGGGCTGACNGTTCACGACGTGACCACCACACTCACCTCACTGCTGGCCCGAGCCAAGGATGGGAGCCCACGGGAGGATCCGCAAGGAGCCCTGGGCAAGGCCACCATGGAAGTAAAACGGGGTCATCTCCAGGGCCACGAGGTCCCAGTGTGGGACATTCTGACATCCAACTATGTGAGCAGGGACACCCGGAAGGAGCTGCTGGCCCAGTTCAGCTCTGGGTCACTGACTCTGCCCATGCTGAAGAGGAGACTGACCACCATTATTGANGAGGCTGAGGAGACACAGGAGTCCAAGCCAGAGCCGAGAGACGCCTCACTCAAGCAACAGGACACTGGGGCCAGAAGCTCAGGGACCTCCCCAGACAAGGGAGATGCTCAGGACAGCTCCGAGAGTGCCAGGCAGCAACAGGAGCAGACTCTGCGTGCCACCACCATGCAGGTGCACCGTGGGCAGTTCCGGGACCAGCAAGTTTCTGTGTGGAAAGTCCTGTTCTCCTCCTACCTGAGTGAGACCCGCCGGGAGGAGCTCCTTGCCCAGCACTTGGCTGGCAAGCTGGGGGTAAAGGAACTCATTTCTCTCCTCGTCCAAATCATCGAGGAGACAGAAGAACGGCTCAGCAAGGTGTCTTTCCCTGGCCTGAGGCGACAGGTGTCCGCATCTGAGTTGTGTACCTCTGGTATCCTGGACCGGGACACCATGCGAGAATTGGCACAGGGCACCAAGACCATTCATGAGGTGACAGAGATGGACTCCGTCAAGCGCTACCTGGggggctccagctgcatagcAGGCGTCCTGGTGCCCATCCAGGGAGAGCCTGGGCGTCAGGAGAAGATGAGCATCTATCAGGCCATGTGGAAGGGAGTCCTGAGGCCAGGCacagccctggtgctgctggaGGCTCAGGCAGCCACAGGCTTCATCATCGACCCAGTGNANAACCGNAGNCTGTCTGTGGAGGAGGCNGTGGCTGCAGGCGTGGTGGGTGGCGAG ATCCAAGAGAAGCTGCTGTCTGCTGAGCGTGCGGTCACTGGGTACACGGACCCCTACACTGGGGACCAGATCTCCCTCTTCCAGGCCATGCAGAGGGACCTCATTGTGAGAGACCATGGCATCCGTCTGCTGGAAGCCCAGATTGCCACGGGTGGTGTCATCGATCCTGTGCACAGCCACCGTGTGCCCGTGGACGTGGCCTACCAGCGTGGCTACTTTGATGAAGAGATGAACAGCATTTTGGCAGACCCTGGTGACGACACCAAGGGCTTCTTTGACCCCAACACTCATGAGAACCTCACTTACCTACAGCTGCTGCGCCGCTGTGTGCGCGACCCAGAGACTGGCTTCTACATGCTGCAGCTGGCTGGGAAGGGCTCCAGTGTGCACCACCTGAGCGAGGAACTGAGANGGGCCCTTCGCGAAGCCCGTGTGACCCCAGGCACAGGNGACTTCCAGGGCCAGAGCATCTCTGTCTGGGAGCTTCTCTTCTACCGAGAGGTGCCCGAGAGTCTGCGCCAGGACCTGCTGCGTCGCTACCAGGCAGGTGGGCTGACNGTTCACGACGTGACCACCACACTCACCTCACTGCTGGCCCGAGCCAAGGATGGGAGCCCACGGGAGGATCCGCAAGGAGCCCTGGGCAAGGCCACCATGGAAGTAAAACGGGGTCATCTCCAGGGCCACGAGGTCCCAGTGTGGGACATTCTGACATCCAACTATGTGAGCAGGGACACCCGGAAGGAGCTGCTGGCCCAGTTCAGCTCTGGGTCACTGACTCTGCCCATGCTGAAGAGGAGACTGACCACCATTATTGANGAGGCTGAGGAGACACAGGAGTCCAAGCCAGAGCCGAGAGACGCCTCACTCAAGCAACAGGACACTGGGGCCAGAAGCTCAGGGACCTCCCCAGACAAGGGAGATGCTCAGGACAGCTCCGAGAGTGCCAGGCAGCAACAGGAGCAGACTCTGCGTGCCACCACCATGCAGGTGCACCGTGGGCAGTTCCGGGACCAGCAAGTTTCTGTGTGGAAAGTCCTGTTCTCCTCCTACCTGAGTGAGACCCGCCGGGAGGAGCTCCTTGCCCAGCACTTGGCTGGCAAGCTGGGGGTAAAGGAACTCATTTCTCTCCTCGTCCAAATCATCGAGGAGACAGAAGAACGGCTCAGCAAGGTGTCTTTCCCTGGCCTGAGGCGACAGGTGTCCGCATCTGAGTTGTGTACCTCTGGTATCCTGGACCGGGACACCATGCGAGAATTGGCACAGGGCACCAAGACCATTCATGAGGTGACAGAGATGGACTCCGTCAAGCGCTACCTGGggggctccagctgcatagcAGGCGTCCTGGTGCCCATCCAGGGAGAGCCTGGGCGTCAGGAGAAGATGAGCATCTATCAGGCCATGTGGAAGGGAGTCCTGAGGCCAGGCacagccctggtgctgctggaGGCTCAGGCAGCCACAGGCTTCATCATCGACCCAGTGNANAACCGNAGNCTGTCTGTGGAGGAGGCNGTGGCTGCAGGCGTGGTGGGTGGCGAGATCCAAGAGAAGCTGCTGTCTGCTGAGCGTGCGGTCACTGGGTACACGGACCCCTACACTGGGGACCAGATCTCCCTCTTCCAG GCCATGAAGAAAGACCTCATTGTTAAGAACCATGGCATCCGTCTGCTGGAAGCCCAGATTGCCACGGGTGGTGTCATCGATCCTGTGCACAGCCACCGTTTGCCAGTGGACGTGGCCTACCAGCGTGGCTACTTTGATGAAGAGATGAACAGCATTTTGGCAGACCCTGGTGACGACACCAAGGGCttctttgatcccaacactcatgAGAACCTCACTTACTTACAGCTGCTGCAGAGAGCTACAGTTGACTCGGAGACAGGattactgtttctctctctctctaagggCTGA